A genomic segment from Nicotiana sylvestris chromosome 1, ASM39365v2, whole genome shotgun sequence encodes:
- the LOC104246821 gene encoding protein gar2-like: MEIEVMMPSPAVDFNVDSGCTTPYMSAPSSPPRVATLFYSAPASPTRISSLYDEINFDPIQDDDFAFDFSGQLERISFSAADELFDGGKIKPLKPPPRFQYDGKHTDSPKSPKKLFKEAFSPRHKKKDFDAAALQKQSQTEDNQNLENSSSSREKGTRSLSPFRVSDLLYDQENNQQNPKKSASVSSSSSSSSSSSTSSVSSMISLWSKKWKLKDLFLFRSSSEGRASSAEQLNKYELLKKSHQEDVKNSSFRSTDSVRSRKKGPVSAHELHYTMNRAVSEEMKKKTYLPYKQGLLGCLGFNASMRDSVSKSVANSMSMSRR; encoded by the coding sequence ATGGAGATAGAGGTAATGATGCCATCTCCAGCGGTGGATTTCAACGTCGACAGTGGTTGCACTACTCCTTACATGAGTGCACCTTCAAGTCCTCCACGTGTCGCCACCTTGTTCTACAGTGCACCCGCTAGTCCCACCCGCATTTCCTCACTTTACGATGAAATTAACTTTGACCCAATTCAAGATGACGATTTTGCTTTTGATTTCAGTGGACAATTAGAGAGGATTTCTTTTTCAGCAGCTGATGAACTCTTTGATGGTGGAAAAATCAAACCTTTAAAACCACCACCTCGGTTTCAGTACGACGGAAAACACACTGATTCTCCAAAATCTCCAAAAAAATTGTTCAAAGAAGCATTTTCGCCTCGACacaaaaagaaagattttgacGCTGCAGCTTTACAAAAACAGAGTCAAACAGAGGACAATCAGAATTTGGAAAACTCTTCAAGTTCAAGGGAAAAAGGAACAAGATCATTATCACCATTTAGAGTTTCTGATTTATTATATGATCaagaaaacaatcaacaaaaccCAAAAAAGTCAGCCTCTGTTTCATCatcgtcatcttcttcttcctcctcttcaaCTTCTTCAGTTTCTTCAATGATCTCACTCTGGTCCAAAAAATGGAAACTCAAAGACTTGTTTCTATTCAGAAGTTCTTCAGAAGGTCGAGCAAGTAGTGCAGAACAATTAAATAAGTACGAATTATTGAAGAAGAGTCATCAAGAAGATGTGAAAAATTCCAGCTTTAGGTCAACAGACAGTGTTAGATCGAGAAAAAAAGGACCAGTTTCGGCTCATGAATTGCATTATACAATGAACAGGGCAGTTTCAGAAGAGATGAAGAAGAAAACATATTTGCCATACAAACAGGGTTTATTGGGTTGCTTAGGTTTTAATGCATCAATGCGAGATTCTGTTTCAAAAAGTGTTGCTAATTCTATGTCTATGAGTCGCCGTTAA